In Lactuca sativa cultivar Salinas chromosome 5, Lsat_Salinas_v11, whole genome shotgun sequence, the DNA window ATCCACCACATTCTTCCATTTTTGACATATAcaaatttaagaaaataattcCAACATATCTCACTATAAAACGTCTACAACCACAATCACCAAAAATATACCCATCTAATTCCTATTCAAAGATATACAACAACCAAGACAATGGACACATTCTCCAACGTTGTCTTTCTATTCTGCATGGTGATATCAATCATCTCCTCCTCTGCGGATGCTGCTTATGGAGTTGCTAAGCTGCCGGAGATCCCTCACAAGATGAAACAGAAGGAAATTCCTAAATCCATTGAAGTTCAAGGCCTAATATATTGTAAATCCGGCCCTAAATTCATTCCACTTAAAGGTATATATCTCACAAGTTGGTACTTTTACATGCATCGTGCTAacttaatattaataaacttgattTGGAATTTATTTTACGTATTTCAATTCAAAAGACAGGGATTATGTTACAAGTTTAACACTAATTTAATTATTGATGATTACCTATTTTAATGAATGCAGGAGCCACGGCAAGAATAACTTGTTTGGCAAGAAACCAAAAGGGACTTGAATTAGCACCATTCTCCGTTTCAAGTTGCCCAGCTGATGATAAGGGCTACTTTTTAGCCAAATTGTCCCCTCAATCGACCAAGTTCTTAAAGAATGCTCAGTGGGAACTCAAGGAATGCAAGGCCCTCCTGGAGAGCTCGCCATTGAAGGAGTGCAAGGTTCCTTTGGATATTAATGGAGGGGTTAAGGGTGCTCATATTATTTCTTCATCGACTCATCGTCTCCTTAAAAATGCAAATCTCTATTCGCTCAAACCTTTTTTCTACACCGGTAATAAACCTCAGACAGTCTCCGAtaacaaaaaatattaaaaagagTATTAATAGATTTACTCTTGCAATATTTGATGaatcattttttccaattttaaatgtactttaatttgttcttatatatatatttttttcattttgttgTGATCGAAGATAATTACATGCAGTTTTTGTCTCGGTTAAATGCAAATTCTTATCGTTCACATTATAGCAAGAAAGAACAATGATAATCAAGATGCCGTTCTGATTTTGCTGATATTGAATTCAAACCATATATGCTAGTGGTATATAGAATtaaaacataaacattcaatattttaataataataataaatattttcctttattaatatatgattttttttattaaaatataacaatTAGGGCGGACCTACAGAGTAGTATTTCCAGAGATCCCATGCAACTATTCGATTTTTTCGTATTAGTGTAAATAAAGCTGAGTTTTACGAAATTATTTGTTAGATACGTTAATATATTTGATGTTACACAAATATTTATGTAAATCTTCTGGAGATCAGTTAGCTAATAGGCATGCTTTTTACTGCCCTCTTCTTATTAACCAACTATCGAATCTTTTTTACCATCATTTGCTTTATTTATTTGGTGATCAGATTCACTTCGTAGCTCTTTGTTAATGACTTAATTCTCATTAACCCTAATTCTAGATTCCATTATCCCATATACTCATTGAccattacatttttttttataacccAATTCATAAGTccattaagggggtgtttggcaaaaaaaaaaaaaacttattatttattagtttatAGTTTATTAACTTGTTAACTTACAAGTTAGAGGAAGGTAATTTATGAAAAAATTGTTTGTTAGCGGTTTTCATCCACTATAAgttattttttttcaaacatttttttatCTTATAGTGGTGTGGAACCTCTAATTTATGAAAAAATTGTTTGTTAGCGGTTAGCAACCACTTTGTACGATCAACGTATGCGTCATGTTCAACCATttccccattaagagcttaatactccAAATCTTCACATCCAAAGTAAGATCCAAAGCCAAAATACCCTCAacagtcataaagtttccaattttatgactttgcatgcctattaagtgtttaatacacaaaatttcaACATCTTAATTCCTTAAAACCTTCTATAACATGCATGGAACAAAAACTAACCATCACGACCAcaattttatgacttaagactCATCCTAAGGTCTGAAAATATGACTtattgggtcaagaacatgccatcCTCAAGAATCACCATATGTAGGACAAAGAGTGTCTTAAATGAAGaaatgtctagatctacaagatggagtgatcaagttgtgaactttatacctcttggaGGTTGCTAACAAAAAGATAATCTCAGATCCAAGATGCTTCCAAGCTCCAAGCTCTTCTCACCacctttttcttcttcaagaacacctccaaaacactccaatgggctcaaaatgcactcttctcacttagggtttgctTAGGGTCGATTCTCACAGAGGGAGGCTGATGAAGTAATGAGAAATGAGGCTATAATTGTGTTTATATATGGACCatcccctaaaaattagggtttgcactttCTTTACGTACTCCCCACATACGAGGTGTACGCGTAGCGTATTACGGTGCAccctagtacgcctagcgtacacaacgtacgctcagcgtactacttgatgtgtgtttatatatattttttaattattcaaGTATTAAATTTATACAGCTGATTTTATCTTAACCGGACTAATAAACACACTAGGCAGTATACCTAGTTGTGTAATTGTATAGTTGTGGTAAGACCAGGTGTCGAACACAATGgaaacggtggtgaattaatttgtagtttttgattataggttacactaAACAcactaagaaataaagaaatgttttattaaatactaTAAATACCACTTAACATCAAATATCGATAAACTGAATGGAAGACAAAtttctttaggtactttggtctAGATAAATTACATCTCAAATTAATGACTAACTACTTATACAATGGATATTTATTCAGTATTCACCTATTCCTAATATGACTAGTGTCATGGTCATGACACCTAATCCTTTGATTTCAACACAACTATTAATTTATTGATCAGgtgaacaaacaatcatgcaaatCAGTATTCAGTTTGTATTAAGCAAGATTTGATCTTATTTAACCCTAATGGTAATAAAAGTTAAATCATGCAGAGAATGGTCATTCTACTCATGCACACACATTAaagttcattaatttatttcctAACCCTAGGTTTTGATCAAAACTCTAGTCATAATCACCAATGGTTACTGGACAACTATGATTCAAAATAACTCAACTAGAAAGTCATCTAAACTTTATTCATTCAGCAATAGGAAACAAAACAACAATCTTTAACACATATGTATCTTCAATCAAACTTGaaaaaataagttaaataagAATAATCAATCCAAATAGCAATTACAATATAAATTCAAAGATTCAtttaatcataaacacaaaataaaaggtttttaaaccaaaataagaaagtaaacacataatggaatcacaatggaatgctaaacatggtcacaatAAGAAACCACATGATTACCGGCATGAATCCGATGTTATCACTACTCTTGGACAGAATTATCATAttgccactatgggccattttaGCAACATTCCTCAAACCCAAGggtcaaaatgaaatattattcAAATATAGGattgaaattgaaattacctTGAcattcggatgttacaattctccctcacgtGAAATATACTTCAGCCTCAAAGTCAAATGCGGCGAATACCTTAGGAAAATGCTTCCGCATCTCagccaccggctcccaagtcaactcggagtctctccgatgttgccactgaacctttacCAATGGTATCTCCTTGTTGCGCATAATCTTCATCTTCCTTTCCACTATCGCTTCCGGCCtatcaacataattcaggcgctcatcgaccaaAATATCATCCAAGGGGACCACTGCCTCGTCGTCCGACACACACTTCCACAACTGAGAAACAtcgaaagtgttgtggatctgtctGAGCTCACTCGGCAAATCCAACCGGCAGTCCACCCTGGCTACCCTGGATATCATTGGGAACGGTCTAATATACCGGGGACCCTATTTCCCCCTCTTCTTGAAGCGTATCACAACCTTCCAGGATGattcgtgtaaatagtacaatggactccataaagataatgcctccaaatatgAAGGGAAAAAACCACTtcccccaactccaggtcatgagtaggataagcgcctcatgcggcttcaactgtcgcaaagcataagcaatcacccgTCCCCTATGCGTAAGGACCACCCGAaaaccagtgatggatgcatcacaaaataccacgaaATCCTCGACACCCTCTGGAATGGTCAATACCGGGGCCTAGCATAACCTCTATCGCAACGTCTGAAAAGCaacctgctgctcagggccccatcggaaatacacccccttcctcgtcagacgagtgagaggTACAAAAATCTTGGAGATATaatggataaatctccgataatatcccaCCAAATCCAAGAAAATCCTGATCTCTGAGGAAGATTTCGGAACCTCTCACAGCATCATAGCCTCGATCTTGACCGGATAGACCAAAATCTCATTATAGTTAACTAGATGTCCCAAgcactggacctctcgtaaccaatactcatacttcgagaacttggcatacaatcaTTCCCGCCTCAAAATTCCCAAAAtctctcgaaggtgctcctcgtgttgctctctagtcttggaatacaataatatatcatcaatgaacactataaCAGATCAGTCGATCATCAGCCTACACACCTAATTCATCAAATTCATAAACACTGCAGACGTATTTgtaagcccaaatggcatcaccatgaactcataatgcccataacgagtctaaaatgtggtcttctccacatcctcctctctcacCCTTACCTGGTAGTACCCCAACCTCAAGtaaatcttagagaaccaagatgcaccctgtaattgatcaaatagatcatcaatccgtggaaggggataacggttcttcatcgtcaatttgttcaactcccggtaatcaatgcacatccggtgtgaaccatccttcttcttgacgaacaatatCGGCTCTCTCCATGGCGAACTACTAGATCTAATGAACTGCTAGCCTAAGAactcctgaagctgagaggacaactcttgcatctccagTGGTGCCAAATGATATGGAGCCATGGCAATCGGAGCCGCACCTAGCacaagatcaatcctgaactccacttgcctctctagAAGCACACAGGGTAACTCCTCCGCATATACATCGTCAAACTCCCTAACAACTGGCACATCTGAAACTGAGACCTGCTCCCCAACCTGCGTATCAACAACATAGGCAACATAACCCATGTATCCATGATGAATATATTCTCGAGCGCTAGCCAcaaaacaaaaccctgatccaagTCTCATATCCTCCCCATGGATGGTCAtatctcccctacttggggttcaaactatcACTTGCTGACCCTCGCAACCGATCATGGAAATAAGCCTGCTCAGCCAGTTCATCCCCACTATCACGCATAcacccccatggggatagggattAGATCTATCGGATAAGGAACCTCGAAGATCTCTAATACACAACCCCGATACACTATGGATGCAGAAACCTCGTGTttgttggcgatagaaacccgcAATGGACACTCTAATTCCctaataggcatatcaaactccctACCGAACGTTTGGGATACAAAAGAGCGACTACACCTGAGTAAAAAAGCACAAGAGTAGGTAAACTAGGAAGGTACCTAACATAATCATAAATATAAGCATACATTAACATAATCGACAGAACAAAAAATAGAACATACATGTAATAACATCTGACGCCACCCTGGCCTTCTCCGTCGTGAGCTGAAAAGCGTGACCtcaagcccttgggggctccgcccGACCCTAGctcccatcagtaatcctcagagTAGCTAGCATTGAAGCTTGCATTGGTCTGGCAGTAAGCAAAGGGCATTAGGTTGGAATAGGTGTCGGTGAGAGAGTTGAGATTCGGAGTCGAGACCTCATCAGCTTTTGTccagtttgtgaggtgagttttcctcattgcaCTTGTGGTTAGAAGGCACTAAGGTCATCCCTATGGATTTGATATCCTGTTATGTATGTTATCATGTTgttgtgatctattagatcgacatcctagtatataggatgatgttatgcttattgatctgtagATCTGCCTAACTGTCTGTAGACTGTTATTATATATTTGCAGATATTTAGTCGGTGGTTGAGGCTTTTCTGCTTTGTGTGTAAACTAATAGGTTGGGGCATACCAACTCGATTGTTGATGggactggggtattccaacctgattgGTGATTGGACCTAACATGCTTTTACTgtatatgatatttgtttatgtgttggtactttgggggaatctCACTAAAAGGTGGCATATAGTTtcgggttatgtttcaggtacttcagatgatcgcgaGAAGGCGAAGGCATTACCGTACATATCCTCATgtttatgacttatgattttgggagactctgatgtttaaactgttTTGTATACTATGGTTGTAAACAATTTATAATTAATcatctctctctccataattcatcttatcaagttgctttagtgaagtcaacccaaaaggaccatgcaccatcgggtcaagtacataccaaaataggtatgtacttagacactaatccaacacttgatgggttttagccataagaacatcatatgtgctcatgcaaagcctaatgcttggatctaggtttctctattgtacatgcattcatcctagactttaaaccctagatcttgcATGTAATAATCGATATTAACAAAAGAacagggtttagatcttaccttgattgttatgtagcaataacaatctcaaatcttccttgtaattgacttctgaaagcttagagtcacaagtgtcactcctctaatggatcacaaacaccaagagcaagaggatgaagaaggagaagagaggaaGCACCCAAAAATgtatagaaaccctaaggaatcagttagctACATTTTTTGTGCCCTATGTGTCCTTAAATATGTGAGGctgttagggttatctaacaaggaaaccctaatttgactgcttaggccctaagcagcccatggactccctccttaaagGTCTTGGACAATTTTcgatgggtttccccatagaattcgtccactcctttaatatggagtccattagcccaatattcaattaTCAGACagttgatagttctagtcccctaagtttaattaaccacttttaaccacaaaattaattcttaattaattattgactaatattaattaaacaatataatttctcctttaatatattattctcataatatattaataaatcataattaatcctctctctccataattcatcttatcaagttgttttggtgaaggcaacccaaaaggaccatgcaccatcgggtcaagtacataccaaaatagttatggacttagacactaatccaacaatctcccacttggataagtctaataactattctgcatatgacttcagatcctgattcgcaatcgtagctttcaaaagccgctgtcaactctaatcttatcataagcgtgtcctttagataagggatcatgtattcctccattctagatatagtatagacgtgagacatggatttaaatcattctctcagtatatgtgttgtttcccgatttccgatttatgatgactgacaacagacttcaattgaacacatcaacttagtcccggcttggccaagcactttaggtgtcatcactaaatcatcgaggggcccatagatatcgcttttaccctgctttgggtaaaaggaacatataaactttgactcaatgctctcttgcactcactcaccaaattacacacaacaatacgttttataacaccaagttacaggtacgtttacatattatcaatgtgtaaccaactcgcgagatacaacttacacatctcggtttcaagaatataagatattatcgtctcactaatcactcgtgataaaatccatgaagcgatccaagtgagcgtgggtttaatccaatgctcaaatcatattcataagcactcatgaacgttgcaacaaacattcgctatgtctaatacactttaggaaatctacaaaccaattcatgacaattttctttcatacctactcccaaagtatgagcgactgttgaacgttcgaataatcttattatttaggaagtcaaaacatgcaaagtgaaacacaagaataatcgaacctAATATgaccccaaacttttgagtataaataaaactccttttatttaatcaccatattgattacacattattcattatataatatttcgggtaatcaacttattacttgaattataacaacaatttgtcccatgctcttagcatgcacactatgtttcttaTGGTCCTTACTGtgtgaataacattttcaatcacactcatttcacaattcctaatccattggtgttagaatacaaaattctcgccactactagaatatgttagattttaacattttatgcaacggtccttttgtaatgtcacggcacaaaagtcacaaggactcggccaatgaaattacaaaatactctattggagattgttacaagacaattccatagtcatgaagtctcatattcaaagtatattccattgaacatccttcttgcataaaagtttctaatctagacattgattctcgatatccaatctcccaatatggaaacatttccatattttccatatgacaactcattctaaatagaatcttatctatttataataatgttaatatggtccatccatgactatactttcAATTTGTCCACAAGCGACTAAtcattggcgaaccttagattgtctttggcagttgtttaattattttagtcaaaaccggttctttttgctttttccctctaaatgtcgtaggcatttggaaaattttagaacggtcgaatattatagcatatgcaatcgatcctatacccgaagcgtatgggatgcaTTTCAtaatgatactttaccagtttcttacaataatatcgtcataatatttctatttgtcgtgttctcaaaattcgatctatgaggagggatgtcgtaatgataatcgaactttgagaatgcaaataataaatatacccttgactaaattcaattaaatttctcgatctaagcttctagattggaaacaaattatattattttatcccttaattatagcaaaaatgaCTTTtctacccctgcaactttgcaaagtgaaacttttgtttttctataattaatattggcaacttgcaatacttaaataataatcatgctcccactaacatggtgattatatccattccagcacAACATTTATgatcccactagatttgacacgTATTTAGAAACCAACTAagcttctagaaaacaatacttattgacttccaaagttcattgtttctaatacgatatgcttcgataagcctttatctaagcttctcaaaatcacacacctttccttagaaagctcacatgtgtgtctaaactaattcagaacttattttACTaggtcccaaatgttcagactaattgccaaatctcacaattcgaactatgaagagggatgtcgtaatcataatcaaatttgacaatgcaatttacataatcattatcttcttaaaatctctcttagtgaaagcgtttcctcacaatcacttttcatgaaggagagaaaccttatgacacttagattttatggtgtatgtgttcctgtcCATGTAAATTTTCCATAAGcataatcgaaagataatgtttgtgacaaattcaaactcttatggacataacttgtttattcttaatttcttgccatcaagggtcccaccattgcttccaagttatctagtAGCTCACCTATTCCAGTCCATGTACTTTCACTGAATAAGGTGATTGCCTTATGCACTCTAATGAGAACTCCTAAAACTCATGCATAATCACTCAACATGATTAGCACAGAAAAAGAATTTTGTCAACACGAGAGGTTACAAACCtcatgtcgtgtgctagtgtttaataggtttactcttgattagttcttgaatctttcCAAGTTTTTCAGACTCCTACTAaactcttgacatattagattctcttatcaagaacaatttcttgataaacaaatatccaagagttaatgtgtgtttatatcaagacaaaacattacacacatttggtcttagttggtccttaattgtcttctccaagacatcacaacttaccaatttcaaacgtacaagagtaagaaaaacaatttttctacttcacatttgatgagtgtgtgtcactcaattcacaatcttggagtacgattctaagacttgattttggaacgaagtatgactcatccttttgatttaaccatttcaataatttcagattcctcttcttagccatactagtgaactaagatgtccttagaggatcaattgtgatatggttcttaatcattaagatgatcataaaatctgatacaaaagtactctcccttcttcttagattggagaaacttttatctttctgccttcattgattcttcttattcgttctgctattcattgaaacttttcaatgattcagaattacacttaatcttgtaagtataaccacatttaccagacttttggtaaattatgacgaatagtctcatTGTTATCTGTGGAGGactttgactagtgcacaacattgtgttttagtcctttagtccttcacttgactcacatacttgtgtgatcaaggaattagtcttaatttcctaagtaccaagatttccatacatcacatgattcaaatcatatgattccaagtttctatccaattgaaatttgggtgatgggaatctttcgttacttagaaaattttgacactaccataaataacataactaagaatcacattcatttatagaaatacacaaacatcaatttttcacaacgatttcattgcaaagatatatatatatatatatatatatatatatatatatatatatatatatatatatatatatatatatatatatatatatatatatatatatatatataagacaaatcAATAagatattttattcataaaagcagcagaaaacacgtccttacaatgcaaaatcaactgaaaaactatgtaatcaaatattcctaacaactctatcctAACTTTCTAAGCTCGAAATCTGATCTTCtaatccatgcgatcgtgatccatttcttcgtgatcagactcatcttgctcttccatcaagcttccgctcttttctctgatcctgcaagacattcaaatgtaatcttatcacattatataTTAAGAAtgaatgaataggaacttaatggagttagataatggattttacctgaagtagagccatacttcttgactctcccatctcttagattcttcagatcctctgggcagcttcgtatccaacgctccttctcttggcagcaaaaaCAGCTGGCTTCTTCTAGAGCGACCACGGAAGCATGCTTGGTTGAATTACCAGACAAATATGCTCTATTACTTtgctaaatcatttctgattcagcgacaataagcatgtaagttaggtcaatgagggtcacgtcaaaatccatcatataatactctcttacgaacttatcatatgatttagggggtgactgaagaacccagtctacaACCAAATTCTTTAGAAAAAAATGCACCCAACAttgtcaacctatcgatgtgtgatttcatccctaggacgtgagcacacacagattttccatcttcatgtttcattgccaacatggcttgagtgattttgaaaattttcaattcttcgatcttgtgggtttgggagaacaacagcaggaggtggatgaagtgaaacCAAGCTAGTCCACAATGCAGGGAtcgatctttcaccttcattgtgTGACAGACTTTCACTTTGAGCAGGAAAACCTTTTTCATGGGATTCAGGAAGACCTCGGTTAGATTcatacatctacaaaatgggagaaaaatgaAATTAGATGATTGATTgattccttaataaatcacccaaatgagatataaagcctaggacccaacacaatactccacaacttgggagagggatatcgtaatccaaattgcagaacatttgaaggtaagtgaataacgattcactaattttccaccatgaaaagtgAAAAaatagattaagttttaaatgtattgaaaactcctagatcctttgagattcattgaactcttcaatgtcatgtttaaatctcgatattcccctcgatttgtgattgggatgccgaggatcacaaaacaggatgtgaataaccatgcaaacttacatggtgcccccaatgttacggtcacctattcgatgtgccagttaaccacacacgctccactgaactatgacaaacattgagtcaccctttgctacctttgcttagaaccatttagtgtgccggttaaccacacacgctccactaacgtcttcgcaagggtacaaagtgtaatttcatggaattgcatcaattcacttttgcctaaagtaactaagattgggaattttgtaaaacatttagttactttaacattcattatacttttaatgaggagggGGTTTGCCTAAttctacccattcggctaacgatcctccatcaatcaaggaagcggtgcgtgagagtggacacccattaaacgaccattttataggccataaccttatacccccttatagatcggctttgtgaatgaggccaaaaaacggtaagactagcagtttaagttatacatatataatattagacttttaatgttatatatagtataagggtgtattttacactttttaaaatactaggtggtctaatttaataaattatacttttaatttaattaaatgtaaaccatatcactatggattcattgactctcttttaattatacacttaattaatttaataaaaccaaaatggtgcaatttgaactttttcaaaaattagggttttagaatttaacattttaaaattaaacttttaattaaaatttaaattccaaaacatgagggcaagtattgaaacatttcaaatcattagggtttagaatttaaatatttcaaagttaaactttttaatcaaaaatttaaattccaaaagcttgagagcaagttttgaaacttttcaaaactattagatcaaaatacaaataaggcaattaaacaattaattggtgattatctaattatgacctaattcaattttcatgcaagataatgatcaaataatccaaaaaaaattaacatttatcatataaggaagtaaacATTTGActaatttgaaattatcttttattttggaagGGATAATCATCCAATATCAATAAAATTCGTAATTTATCAATAAAAAATGATTTGACAATTATCCCACAGCAAAATAGGCATGAAATACCGAGAATCCCTCTTTCTGGcagcatgactcgccgagttcccatagggactcaccgagttcatcctactcgacgagttcactttaggactcgacgagtttgtcagtCAAAGgagcaaaaaatcgattttctaagcatgaatgaaacacaaagcatcaatacaatggaaaccaatcaaggctctgataccacagatgggttttagccataggaacatcctatgtgctcatgcaaaccctaatgcttggatctaggtttctctattgtacatgtattcatccaagacttaaaaccctagatctagcatgtgataatcgatGTTAACATAAGAAcaaggtttagatcttaccttgattgttatgtagcaataacaatctcaaatcctcctt includes these proteins:
- the LOC111895204 gene encoding protein SEED AND ROOT HAIR PROTECTIVE PROTEIN, translated to MDTFSNVVFLFCMVISIISSSADAAYGVAKLPEIPHKMKQKEIPKSIEVQGLIYCKSGPKFIPLKGATARITCLARNQKGLELAPFSVSSCPADDKGYFLAKLSPQSTKFLKNAQWELKECKALLESSPLKECKVPLDINGGVKGAHIISSSTHRLLKNANLYSLKPFFYTGNKPQTVSDNKKY